The DNA window AAGAGATTGGTCTCCAGAGGCATTCCGAAAATTAGATGTGTTTTTGAAAGACTTTCCGATCGCTTGGAAAGAATTTGAAAACTTGTTCGAAAGAAACAGAATTTTTATTGATAGAACCGTAAACGTAGGTCCAATTACTGCCGAAATGGCAATGGCTTACGGATTTACCGGTCCAAATTTACGTGCAGCCGGAATCGATTATGATGTTCGTGTGGCGCATCCTTACTCCTCTTACGACGATTTTGAATTTATCGTTCCCGTAGGAAAATCTGGAGACACTTACGACCGTTTTTGTGTTCGTAATGCAGAAGTTTGGGAAAGTTTGAGCATCATCCGTCAAGCATTGGCAAAAATGCCGGAAGGAAATGTATTTCATGCCGATGTTCCTGAATATTATTTACCTCCAAAAGAAGATGTTTATACTGACATGGAATCTTTGATTTACCATTTCAAGATTGTAATGGGCGAAGTTCCGGTTCCGGTTGCCGAAGTCTATCACGCTGTCGAAGGTGGAAATGGAGAAGTAGGATTCTATTTGGTAACCGACGGAAGCAGAACCCCTTACAGACTGCACTTCCGCAGACCTTGTTTCATTTATTATCAAGCGTATCCCGAAATGATTAAAGGCGCTATGCTTTCGGATGCGATTGTTATTTTGTCCAGTTTAAATGTTATTGCCGGAGAATTAGACGCATAAAGATTTCAGATTGTTGATTAACGATTTTAGATTTCAGATTTAAAAGAAAAATGGAAAGAACACATTACACACAAGAAATAAACATAACTGAGTCGTTGATGACCCGCATCAATGAATTGATCAGTCATTATCCCGAAGGAAAACAAAAATCAGCTTTATTGCCTGTTTTGCACGAAGTTCAAGATGCGCACGACAACTGGTTGAGTATTGAATTGCAAGACAAGGTTGCCGAAATACTTTCGATAAAACCTGTTGAAGTCTATGAGGTAGTTTCCTTTTACACGATGTTCAACAGACGACCTATTGGCAAATATATGTTTGAGTTTTGCCAAACTTCGCCTTGTTGTTTGAATGGCGTTGAAGATTTGATGGATTATACCTGCGAAAAATTAGGTGTTGGAATTGGCGAAACTACTCCAGATGGGCTATTTGAAGTAAGAGGTGTTGAATGTTTAGGTGCCTGTGGATACGCTCCTATGATGCAATTGGGTGATTTTTACAAAGAACACTTAACCAAAGAAAAAGTAGATCAGATTATAGCTGATTGTAGAGATAATAAAATCACGTTACACGATAAATAATATGTCACAGAAAATATTATTAGACAAAATAAATGTTCCAGGGATCAAGACCTACGAAGTGTATCGTAAAGAAGGTGGTTACGCTTCTGTGGAAAAAGCTCTGAAAAAATTAACGCCTGACGAAGTGGTTGAAGAAGTGAAAACTTCTGGACTAAGAGGTCGTGGTGGTGCAGGTTTCCCTGCTGGAATGAAATGGAGTTTTATTGATAAAAAATCAGGAAAACCGAGACATTTGGTTTGCAACGCCGACGAATCAGAGCCAGGAACTTTCAAGGACCGCTATTTGATGGAATATATCCCTCATTTATTGATTGAAGGGATGATTACATCTAGTTATGCTCTGGGCGCAAATCTATCTTACATTTATATCCGTGGCGAATATATGTGGATATACAAAATTTTAGAAAAAGCCATTGCCGAGGCGAAAGCAGCAGGCTGGTTAGGAAAAAATATTTTAGGAACCGGATACGATTTAGAACTTTACGTTCAAATTGGTGGTGGAGCTTACATCTGTGGAGAAGAAACCGCCTTGATTGAATCATTGGAAGGAAAAAGAGGAAATCCGCGTATCAAACCACCATTCCCGGCAGTTTCTGGACTTTGGGCCAATCCAACGGTGGTAAACAATGTCGAAACTATCGCTGCAGTGCCTTGGATTGTGAATAATTCAGGTGCCGATTATGCTAAAATTGGTATCGGTCGTTCTACTGGAACCAAATTGATTTCGGCCTCAGGACACATCAAAAACCAAGGCGTATTCGAAATCGAAATGGGATTGAGCGTATACGAATTTATGAACTCTGATGAATATTTAGGTGGAATGAGTTCTGACAGACCTTTGAAAGCTTTTGTTCCCGGAGGATCATCAGTTCCTGTTTTACCAGCACATTTAATTTATAAAACAGCCAATAACGAAGACCGTTTGATGACTTATGAAAGTTTGAGTGACGGAGGCTTTGCAACGGGTTCCATGTTGGGTTCTGGAGGATTTATCGTTTATGATGATACCGCTTGCATCGTGAGAAATACTTGGAATTTTTCTCGTTTTTACCACCACGAATCGTGCGGACAATGTTCGCCCTGTCGTGAAGGAACGGGTTGGTTAGAAAAAGTATTGCACAGAATTGAAAACGGTCACGGTCGTGAAGAAGATATCGATTTATTGTTGAGCATTCAGAGTAAAATAGAAGGAAACACAATATGTCCATTGGGTGACGCAGCTGCTTGGCCAGTGGCAGCAGCCATTCGACACTTTAGAGAGGAGTTTGAATATCATATTCGTTTCCCAGAAAAAATAAAAAATAGAAACCATTTCGTTGCTGAACCTTTCGAAAGTGTGAAGCATTTGGTTTCTAAAGCTAATGTATAATTTAAAAGTCGAATGTTGGAAATTAGAAGTTAGAAGCGAAAATATGCCAACAATAATTTACATAGATGGATTTCGATTTTTCTTTTATAGCAATGAGCATTTGCCAAAACACGTTCACGTTGAAAAAGGAGAAAAGACCGCCAAATTCAATATCGAATTTGTAGAATTAGTAAAATCGTATCGGTTTAACGCTAGCGAATTAAAACAAATACGTAATTTAGTTGAAGAAAACAAAGAACTATTAATACAAAAATGGGATGAATTCTTTAATAATTAATAAATCAAAAAACGCAATTAATGTTGCTTTTTCAAATTCTAAAATGATTGTTTTTTTAGAAGACGGCAGAGAGCTTTCGGTACCATTAGAATGGTTTTCAAAATTAAGATCAGCCACAGAAAAGCAACTAAACAACTGGCGTTTTATTGGTAACGGGCAGGGAATTCACTGGGAAGAAATAGATGAAGACCTGTCAGTAGAAAGTTTGTTAGAATAATATAAAAAATTAATATAAACTCCATTTTTATTTCTTAAGGAGTAATGATACAAGATTATGAAAGTAACCATAGACGGTCATGAGATTGAGGTAGCCCCAGGAACCACCATCCTGCAAGCAGCCAGAATGATTGGAGGAGAAGTAGTTCCACCTGCGATGTGCTACCATTCGAAACTAGAAGGAAGCGGCGGAAAATGCCGTTGTTGTTTATCGGAAGTTTCCAAAGGAAGTGAAGCCGACCCAAGACCCATGCCAAAATTGATGGCCTCTTGTGTAACAGGTTGTCAGGACGGAATGGAAGTGAAAACCAAATCTTCGCCTAGAGTTCAGGAAGCGCAAAAAGCGGTGACCGAATTTCTGTTGATCAACCATCCTTTGGATTGCCCAGTTTGTGACCAAGCGGGAGAATGTGATTTGCAAAACTTAAGTTTTGAGCACGGAAAATCAGAAAGTCGTTTCATAGAAGAGAAAAGAACTTTCGAACCAGAAGATATTGGTCCGAATATTCAATTGCATATGAATCGTTGCATTCTTTGCTATCGATGTGTGATGGTGGCTGACCAAATTACAGACGACCGAGTACACGGAGTGATGGACAGAGGCGATCATTCGAATATTTCGACCTGTATTTCAAAGGCAATCGACAATGAATTTTCTGGAAACATGATTGATGTATGTCCCGTTGGTGCTTTGACCGATAAAACTTTTAGATTCAAATCTAGAGTATGGTTCAATAAACCTTATGACGCTCACAGAGATTGCCCAACATGTTCCGGAAAAACAACGGTTTGGATGTTTGGAAATGAGATTCAAAGAGTGACTGGCAGAAAAGACGAGTATCATGAAATTGAAGAATTCATTTGCAACAGTTGTCGTTTTGACCACAAAGATTTGAACGACTGGGTTATTGAAGGACCAAG is part of the Flavobacterium nackdongense genome and encodes:
- a CDS encoding complex I 24 kDa subunit family protein, giving the protein MERTHYTQEINITESLMTRINELISHYPEGKQKSALLPVLHEVQDAHDNWLSIELQDKVAEILSIKPVEVYEVVSFYTMFNRRPIGKYMFEFCQTSPCCLNGVEDLMDYTCEKLGVGIGETTPDGLFEVRGVECLGACGYAPMMQLGDFYKEHLTKEKVDQIIADCRDNKITLHDK
- a CDS encoding NADH-quinone oxidoreductase subunit D, coding for MSELLLPPEHRYAKIMKERHNEDGSELSILNLGPTHPATHGIFQNILLMDGEKIVEAEPTIGYIHRAFEKIAENRPFYQITPLTDRMNYCSSPINNMGWWMTVEKLLDIEIPKRVQYLRVIVMELARISDHLICNSILGVDTGAYTGFLYVFQFREKIYEIYEEICGARLTTNMGRMGGFERDWSPEAFRKLDVFLKDFPIAWKEFENLFERNRIFIDRTVNVGPITAEMAMAYGFTGPNLRAAGIDYDVRVAHPYSSYDDFEFIVPVGKSGDTYDRFCVRNAEVWESLSIIRQALAKMPEGNVFHADVPEYYLPPKEDVYTDMESLIYHFKIVMGEVPVPVAEVYHAVEGGNGEVGFYLVTDGSRTPYRLHFRRPCFIYYQAYPEMIKGAMLSDAIVILSSLNVIAGELDA
- a CDS encoding DUF2442 domain-containing protein, encoding MNSLIINKSKNAINVAFSNSKMIVFLEDGRELSVPLEWFSKLRSATEKQLNNWRFIGNGQGIHWEEIDEDLSVESLLE
- a CDS encoding DUF4160 domain-containing protein, with product MYNLKVECWKLEVRSENMPTIIYIDGFRFFFYSNEHLPKHVHVEKGEKTAKFNIEFVELVKSYRFNASELKQIRNLVEENKELLIQKWDEFFNN
- a CDS encoding 2Fe-2S iron-sulfur cluster-binding protein — encoded protein: MKVTIDGHEIEVAPGTTILQAARMIGGEVVPPAMCYHSKLEGSGGKCRCCLSEVSKGSEADPRPMPKLMASCVTGCQDGMEVKTKSSPRVQEAQKAVTEFLLINHPLDCPVCDQAGECDLQNLSFEHGKSESRFIEEKRTFEPEDIGPNIQLHMNRCILCYRCVMVADQITDDRVHGVMDRGDHSNISTCISKAIDNEFSGNMIDVCPVGALTDKTFRFKSRVWFNKPYDAHRDCPTCSGKTTVWMFGNEIQRVTGRKDEYHEIEEFICNSCRFDHKDLNDWVIEGPRKFEKDSVINQNNYTQKLEKVVINTEETILLGREKDRKKISMAEIDYNEKIDGNPLNSEKNG
- the nuoF gene encoding NADH-quinone oxidoreductase subunit NuoF, with amino-acid sequence MSQKILLDKINVPGIKTYEVYRKEGGYASVEKALKKLTPDEVVEEVKTSGLRGRGGAGFPAGMKWSFIDKKSGKPRHLVCNADESEPGTFKDRYLMEYIPHLLIEGMITSSYALGANLSYIYIRGEYMWIYKILEKAIAEAKAAGWLGKNILGTGYDLELYVQIGGGAYICGEETALIESLEGKRGNPRIKPPFPAVSGLWANPTVVNNVETIAAVPWIVNNSGADYAKIGIGRSTGTKLISASGHIKNQGVFEIEMGLSVYEFMNSDEYLGGMSSDRPLKAFVPGGSSVPVLPAHLIYKTANNEDRLMTYESLSDGGFATGSMLGSGGFIVYDDTACIVRNTWNFSRFYHHESCGQCSPCREGTGWLEKVLHRIENGHGREEDIDLLLSIQSKIEGNTICPLGDAAAWPVAAAIRHFREEFEYHIRFPEKIKNRNHFVAEPFESVKHLVSKANV